One Apodemus sylvaticus chromosome 23, mApoSyl1.1, whole genome shotgun sequence genomic window carries:
- the LOC127673748 gene encoding sperm motility kinase Y-like — MSVDEPTGSVSLCGKTSSGSWSSCSSQDTWNYSGGSISSDSIPTHSEEELPPFSFEPHISEEEDFHSQYKVLRTIGQGSNAKVLLAQHRLTGTPVAIKVLEKGKQWFQSAMMEANIMRTLNHPNIISLLQVIETTKSIYLVMEFVEGQQLYQYIKNSGHIEEDEARKIFKQVISAVSYCHEHGIVHRDLKPDNILIDNNGKIKIIDFGLSTKVKPGQMLSQHCGSYSFGAPEFFLGKRYDGTKSDSWTLGVVLYFMIVGKVPFDSVIIHELQRQVVAGVYPAPCGVSQELEDLLSLLLTIHPTYRPTPMEVMLHPWFKGDWKMFPNPCKDLIPARADPTIVQAMEYLGFRAQDILESLRKQKYNQAMACYTLLKGQALQRHVYSTVTQTVSPVAAPFPTIEAAAAFTLGMKTSRSAPILGPLVSPSYTGQESTYGQKARQRAGRTSTGPGFLHLRPLQWKPTEDQQHIFAMSVPCINTTTRITENSSNSIPEGNPLSHSASENKPIPSRAMAQPRGFRGWAKRIRNAMRRLCCCFTGGNQSRRRQHRVSPQK; from the exons ATGTCTGTGGATGAGCCCACAggatctgtgagcctctgtgggaagacatctagtggttcctggagcagctgcagcagccaggacacatggAACTACAGTGGAG gtAGCATCAGTAGTGATTCAATACCTACACATAGTGAGGAGGAGTTACCACCATTCAGCTTCGAGCCCCATATCTCTGAGGAGGAAGACTTCCACTCCCAATACAAAGTCTTGAGGACCATCGGGCAAGGGAGTAACGCCAAGGTCCTCCTGGCCCAACACCGGCTCACAGGCACACCTGTGGCCATCAAAGTTCTTGAAAAGGGCAAGCAGTGGTTCCAGTCAGCCATGATGGAGGCCAATATAATGAGAACACTCAACCATCCCAACATCATCTCACTTCTACAAGTGATTGAGACCACAAAAAGCATATACCTGGTAATGGAATTTGTTGAAGGACAACAACTCTACCAATACATCAAAAATTCTGGCCACATAGAGGAGGACGAGGCCCggaaaatatttaaacaagtAATATCTGCCGTGAGCTACTGCCATGAACATGGTATCGTGCACAGGGACCTGAAACCTGATAACATCCTGATCGATAACaatggaaaaatcaaaataatcgaCTTTGGCCTTAGTACCAAAGTCAAACCTGGTCAAATGCTCAGTCAGCACTGTGGTTCCTACTCTTTTGGTGCCCCAGAATTCTTCCTCGGTAAAAGATACGATGGCACCAAAAGCGACTCGTGGACCTTAGGTGTGGTCCTCTATTTCATGATTGTCGGGAAGGTGCCTTTTGATTCTGTGATCATCCACGAACTGCAAAGACAAGTTGTGGCAGGAGTATATCCTGCCCCCTGTGGGGTCTCACAAGAACTAGAGGACTTGCTTAGTCTATTACTGACCATCCACCCTACATATAGACCCACACCCATGGAGGTGATGCTGCACCCCTGGTTTAAAGGGGACTGGAAGATGTTCCCAAATCCCTGTAAGGATCTAATCCCTGCCAGGGCAGACCCTACCATTGTCcaagccatggaatatcttggcttccgAGCTCAAGACATTCTCGAGTCACTACGTAAACAGAAATATAACCAAGCCATGGCTTGCTATACTTTACTAAAAGGACAGGCTCTCCAGAGACATGTCTACTCAACAGTGACTCAGACAGTGAGTCCAGTGGCAGCCCCATTCCCGACCATtgaggctgctgctgcttttaCTTTAGGAATGAAGACAAGCAGAAGTGCTCCTATACTTGGCCCACTGGTCTCACCATCCTACACTGGTCAAGAGTCTACCTATGGCCAGAAGGCTAGGCAAAGAGCAGGAAGAACATCCACTGGGCCTGGTTTTCTTCACTTGCGGCCACTCCAGTGGAAACCCACAGAGGACCAACAACATATATTTGCCATGAGTGTCCCCTGTATTAACACAACAACCAGAATCACTGAAAACAGCAGCAATTCGATCCCAGAAGGCAATCCCCTCTCCCACAGTGCCTCAGAGAACAAGCCCATCCCCAGCAGGGCCATGGCCCAGCCCCGAGGCTTCAGGGGATGGGCCAAGAGGATACGAAATGCCATGAGGAGACTCTGTTGCTGCTTTACAGGAGGAAATCAATCTCGCCGCAGGCAGCACAGAGTCTCCCCCCAGAAATGA